The following coding sequences are from one Plasmodium knowlesi strain H genome assembly, chromosome: 9 window:
- a CDS encoding coatomer subunit gamma, putative, which yields MLKPIGIKDKIQRNLLKDSKYDDEKTPVNPHEGDKASILQETRVFSSYPLNTQKCMQILTKILYLINKGEEKLTSQECTDIFFNITKLFQSNNERLRRMVYLLIKSLPVNETEVFIVTSSLTKDMNSANDCYRANAIRVLSKIIDNSMATQIERYLKTAIVDKNPFVSCSSLLCGLNLYLNASCDIVKKWIHEVSECINSKNPMIQFHALTLLCSIKYQDKLALEKIISSYNKSSSNLSGSLANCLLIKYASSLIYCTEVDSEIGNTKHLPPGATSPQGSTQVGNAMNGFPSTQASRSTGRTHDMYNIQDYATNKGNFIHPTTKVCFDYLKNCLKSKDPIILFECIKCIFELAIYDQGGRNSTTVFNVDILNECMKVCQAFLLSSKVVEKFSIIRQINKLSHHRPHVASKINQDIENLLTDSNKSICVLAFTTLLKTGNEANIDRLLSQITNYMTGDNTFFKIQIIEELKNLCFIYPSKCNTILSFLSNNLRDEESYQFKSKTIDAIILIISRIPNSEETAILQLCEFIEDCEYNSLLLRVIRFLLVHIPKTSTPSKYIRYIYNRLILENSTIRVDGLYALFHIALKCGSNSKDILFLLNCLLADNDDEVRDRSNFLYYILKEKINKGENLQGEESDSPEHLPLIDELLTNEPPTHLDNLLYLIEKHVEENVTEEFDYHNVKEEIQKMGDNTFKELVTPSSSPNLKRKSSNADVYGGSLNGTKLPEQNTEFVLSEDVSNLLEKYQLGALKMVGKSIPLTESEAEYTVLVKKYIYDKHILLEFIIQNTLSEQVLADVNMQINSFDKKWTVLEKTAIPNLYFNAPQNLYILLGRNIPLQEEPINENYQVNQHFQLSLHFLTKENEMDNGFPDTYSINPLSIQITDFICPRILRNGEFKHIWDNMENLNSEAVSKFSLNFENIQLAVVGLLNTLNMMACDQTDSVEANTTNHNMLLSARYMNESHVLCKASLILSKQYGCLLKIVCRSCERQLSEMLLKSLE from the coding sequence ATGCTGAAGCCAATTGGAATCAAAGATAAAATTCAGCGGAATCTGCTGAAGGACTCCAAATACGATGATGAAAAAACACCTGTTAATCCCCATGAAGGAGATAAAGCTAGCATCCTCCAGGAAACCAGAGTATTCTCTAGCTATCCATTGAATACACAAAAATGCATGCAGATATtgacaaaaattttatacCTCATAaataaaggggaagaaaagctAACATCACAAGAATGCAcagacatattttttaacatcaCCAAGTTATTTCAATCGAATAATGAAAGGCTACGGAGGATGGTTTATTTACTCATTAAAAGTTTGCCGGTAAATGAGACAGAAGTTTTTATTGTAACAAGTTCCTTGACGAAGGATATGAATTCAGCTAATGATTGCTATAGGGCAAATGCGATACGGGTATTAAGTAAAATTATTGATAATTCCATGGCTACTCAAATTGAGCGATACTTAAAAACAGCTATTGTAGATAAGAACCCCTTCGTTTCttgttcttcccttctctgtGGATTGAATCTATATTTAAACGCATCGTGCGATATAGTAAAGAAATGGATTCATGAAGTTAGCGAATGTATAAATAGCAAAAATCCCATGATTCAGTTTCATGCCTTAACGTTGTTATGCTCTATTAAGTATCAAGATAAACTGGctctggaaaaaataatttcgtcCTACAATAAAAGCTCAAGTAATTTGTCCGGTTCTCTTGCCAATTGCCTTTTAATTAAGTACGCTTCCTCTTTGATTTATTGCACTGAGGTGGATAGCGAAATTGGCAATACGAAGCACCTCCCCCCAGGGGCTACTTCCCCCCAAGGTTCTACCCAGGTTGGAAACGCGATGAACGGTTTCCCTTCCACACAGGCAAGTCGATCCACAGGACGAACGCACGATATGTACAACATACAGGATTATGCAACgaataaaggaaattttatCCACCCCACGACAAAAGTATGCTTTGATTATCTGAAGAACTGCCTTAAAAGTAAAGATCCCATTATCCTTTTTGAATGTATTAAGTGCATATTTGAGCTAGCCATTTACGATCAAGGGGGGAGAAATTCCACCACCGTATTTAACGTAGATATACTGAACGAGTGTATGAAGGTATGTCAagcttttttattatcatcCAAAGTAGTGGAAAAATTTAGCATAATCAGACAGATAAATAAGTTATCCCACCATAGACCCCACGTGGCATCGAAAATTAATCAAGACATAGAAAATCTCCTGACCGATAGCAACAAAAGTATCTGTGTCTTGGCATTCACAACGTTGTTGAAAACAGGAAATGAAGCCAACATAGATCGATTACTTAGTCAAATTACTAATTATATGACTGGAGATAataccttttttaaaattcaaaTTATAGAGGAATTAAAGAACCTATGCTTTATCTATCCCTCCAAGTGTAACACTATTCTGAGTTTCCTCTCCAACAATCTCAGAGATGAAGAATCTTATCAGTTCAAATCCAAAACTATAGATGccattattttaattattagTCGAATTCCCAATTCGGAGGAAACAGCCATTTTGCAACTTTGTGAATTTATTGAAGATTGTGAATATAACTCTCTTCTCCTCAGGGTTATTAGATTCCTATTAGTTCACATCCCTAAAACGTCGACCCCGTCTAAGTATATAAGATACATATACAACAGACTCATTTTGGAGAATTCAACAATACGGGTTGATGGATTATATGCTCTCTTTCACATTGCCCTAAAATGTGGATCCAACTCCAAGGatattttgttccttctaaATTGCCTCTTGGCTGATAACGATGATGAAGTGAGGGATCGCTCCAACTTTTTGTATTACattttgaaggagaaaataaacaaaGGGGAGAACCTTCAGGGGGAGGAAAGTGATTCCCCGGAGCATTTGCCCCTAATTGATGAACTCCTAACAAATGAACCACCTACCCACTTGGACAATCTACTTTATTTAATCGAAAAGCATGTAGAAGAAAATGTAACAGAAGAATTTGATTACCACAATGTCAAggaggaaatacaaaaaatgggagacAACACATTCAAGGAGTTAGTaactccttcttcctctcccaacttgaaaaggaaaagttccAACGCAGATGTGTATGGTGGATCCCTAAATGGGACAAAATTACCAGAACAGAACACAGAATTCGTTCTATCAGAAGATGTATCTAACCTTTTAGAGAAGTACCAATTGGGTGCACTCAAAATGGTAGGAAAATCTATACCACTAACGGAAAGTGAAGCTGAGTACACTGTCCTTGTGAAGAAGTACATTTACGATAAGCACATCTTACTAGAATTTATCATACAAAATACATTGAGTGAGCAAGTTCTGGCAGACGTAAATATGCAAATAAATTcgtttgataaaaaatggaccGTTTTGGAAAAAACAGCCATTcctaatttatattttaacgCACCACAAAATTTGTATATCCTCCTGGGAAGGAATATCCCCCTACAGGAAGAACCCATAAATGAAAATTACCAGGTCAACCAACATTTTCAACTTTCTTTACACTTCCTCACCaaagaaaacgaaatggACAATGGATTCCCCGACACCTACTCCATTAATCCCTTGAGTATACAAATTACTGACTTTATCTGCCCACGAATTTTGCGAAATGGAGAGTTCAAACATATCTGGGACAACATGGAAAATTTAAACTCAGAAGCTGTCAGCAAATTTAGTCTCAATTTCGAAAATATTCAGCTAGCTGTTGTTGGTTTATTAAATACTTTAAATATGATGGCATGTGACCAGACAGATAGTGTGGAGGCCAACACCACTAACCATAACATGCTTCTCTCTGCTCGATATATGAACGAGTCTCATGTTCTGTGCAAGGCATCTCTCATTCTTTCGAAGCAGTATGGATGCTTGTTGAAAA